The following proteins are co-located in the Cryptosporidium parvum Iowa II chromosome 6, whole genome shotgun sequence genome:
- a CDS encoding cdc39p protein-like; C-terminal Not1, CCR4-Not complex component; Not1: MVEKNLPCGEDIPKRQLFEIIKEIGPSSTSNQENFDEILLGWINDSSNFKRDIATSFIYMLNDTSKYNKDPKYKEKGSDDFSEVLRARWNELSNNKNDQNLLVQSSREDIRLGWNSSVFVEGVNKIMKIQESKNKQFNTNWNDIIDEIIDKSDLLDLTDNDGSFELFCSLLGESYRRDENKVYNPKCNELYYKLDPFLKEWKNPDIQALFLLKICKTSYEINNRSYNLHQKDYSNDILEDTLIENAVNFDSVYTNMSNYSIILDASSRIHNSIVSMFESDESILELIKDGLLGTPCDDIFKSKLPKIGIFHTKGSCGLLICHDLLRVIINIYNRINNQRLLELLQHLIFYEIPRYSPIGLLSSLGAIYDDFPQAVSVSSDLANKISESFDILVPNNKVTKVSLIKMAIYSAQEFILFPISKIVATSHEKEYDIGPRFGVIMQIIFASSEKHRNDNSQSQFMRDIISQIAFCYRISSVFLISKLNSLSRSYLWEFLDSEWKTLPQFYKMNVSDCLSQILSRDKLDLLKDSEYSHESIDYYHWWFLCIDIVFSGISISQNSELGLSSSISDEISSRAVNVLFTLFKEELEGKNIETPLFIIAIMDYIRARLVYMTYASAELQTILVNRRTSLPSFAVDKAASFKVFAARVVRRNLSLGSSQLYQPKECWISSLETPSFKFSCWRISSSSILAIQEAILKFGVSIKGYESTPISELHDALLEFEKIKDTNNLQDKNNSLGSIIKDVSSEIMLNSSVNEKDEKTLNNISQTLFTNNDSEHKNSTKINGKSELIEAENEGNGFEINHVNDFLTKCYSGEINTSELTVELKKMHSLSNHPGKNVKIFNTFLQTLFDECRSYPKYPNQELKITAEILGILVKEDLLISFGNALVFVLRCIIEALRKGHWTKMFCFGVFAMEMFIDRFISFPQFLSAIINMSQHLKHAIEPYVTYCESCIAILPENLKNKLYIERSVMESLNLDIPPKPESLISKVHPEMINFEFRQKETSESPCKPNMSIDKLGSFITLNLSERKVLPTGITIDQLQGFGLGSLEKLMNDPEILNALVTPSENVIEHIFTICNTLASTNIETKAIEMADILNKNPEYCHWFAFYLVKNRASKEKNNHSTYINFLIKLDKLMPKNSDLLLEEKTESDIPLTHKGNEESKINIIEITTLASYDCIKALLRYASILNEVSSFLNVLRHLGYWLGQITIGINRPIIHKYLNPRQLLIDSYSRGCIASVLPFICKILENVKGGYYYPPNPWTNNILYALAEIHSLANNSNSHMFEVELLFKQLELNLDDYVGKSNYLGLSSHTDYTEHKALGEKQRGHNIYPKTQTEHNSHITLGSSFERPNITNNVINSSLNQSAGLYQLSANIGDAQLASTFMPPNHSSQMMHQQTPQQIPSSDIQFWANKVLISPSIVLFQIQPSLRPLVPLALDRSIREILQVVIPRSVRIAAITTKEIIGKEFAFEADENIYKRAAHLMVAALSGSMAIAACREPLRVAFTAQLRQVLHPTPSRDGEDHVLIEQVVQVICSDNIDLGCQIIEQAVVEKAIEELDEVISPGIIARRKSRETGHQFVDTDFYGGPNTQNSATFWSSLPENLKYRHNSMRHLQLYKDFLQFTLMRNLERRDSVTQYELQNSLQSNQITSLYQHGSNDQFNSQTQQWNNSNAIQFSHQAESIQNFNTVRSDNTSSQMPSSNHSQMNTSPSTIVQPPEPVRVPLVFELAYLPLMMRVDECLGQIKDVIREIALYPPIFSKQLIPPVSNNLSEGMSVNQNIYSKPLGSNIFTYTPKSTAHPVLSVLSSLQSDHILFYLCRVLYSIGKSASQREDVLIGISQKLFKTLFDAGAAFQQSTTGILPSSRCIASSLGFDAALLHIEVFLALCNQISYYSSKFWLKLRKEAIGWFIYTIEDPKYSVDIVIGALRYDLISSDELDVSLSNILETAISTLNDSNPAIGGNSRCLRIVEFIYKLFFRSIEDWHYPITKKLPSATKNLNRLSNNSVAFQNSNFSAIPIVLPGLYYKPYSYTTNLGELKNKVESILLELESNKSIKFHEMWIGDQCPEILNFYSVIQCNLDTILNPRYIALPTPIKPPPDISKGINTIFDEWILLLRITIFNGVGGSERNNPYRNLFLQRLSRQGLLRMDDTTEKLFTACIERAIYLSLNHNSSDSDALNNSISENANDSRNNMDPFPIDSLVRLITTMARYVDPQQMAAVVITHKFLSILTRVIHKDAESHGFNQRPYYRIFYSLLQEYESIGFNTEMIHFTCILSVVHHLQYLNPNRVPGFAYSWIQIISSNRFFPYLLRHVKGWQPYQALLLQIFIFISPFLRSVQLSSNIKTIYGALLRILLVLLHDFPEFLCDYSCSFCDVLPVNCIQIRNLILSAFPRNMKLPDPFLPTLKIGNLPEMKLIPRMIANYGAYILYKDLKVNIDKFWITRDASILPLITETIKMPRDEALKCGTKYSFPIITGLLLYIGIYLPNGNESNSSIDGSHNGIFNIFNSDPSTNSIESASKLDQTPNIKSDQLETFEDPSLSIILFLCKDLDMEGRFVLISAMTNFLGYPNSYTYYFSSLILWLFSKSNDSIVQEQITRILLERLIVHRPHPWGLLITFIELIKNPKYAFWSCSFVHLAPEVEKLFQSVAQTCLGQAPNKTNLVNHT, translated from the coding sequence ATGGTAGAAAAGAATCTCCCTTGTGGAGAAGATATTCCCAAGCGGCaactttttgaaataataaaggaaaTTGGCCCAAGCAGCACGTCAAATCAAGAAAACTTTGATGAGATTCTTCTAGGATGGATTAACGACTCAAGCAACTTTAAACGAGATATTGCCACTTCATTCATTTATATGCTCAATGATACATCGAAATACAATAAGGATCCAAAGTATAAAGAAAAAGGCAGCGATGATTTTTCTGAAGTTCTTAGAGCAAGATGGAACGAGCTGAGtaataacaaaaatgaccaaaatttattagttCAAAGTTCTAGAGAAGATATTAGGCTGGGTTGGAACTCTTCCGTTTTTGTGGAAGGAGTGAACaagataatgaaaattcaaGAGTCCAAGAATAAGCAATTTAATACTAATTGGAATGACATTATTGACgaaataattgataaaaGTGACTTACTAGATCTAACTGATAATGATGGAAGCTTCGAATTATTTTGTTCACTTTTAGGTGAATCATATCGAAgggatgaaaataaagtttaTAACCCAAAATGTAACGAACTGTATTATAAATTAGACccttttttaaaagaatggAAGAATCCTGATATTCAAgctctttttcttttgaaaatcTGTAAAACAAGctatgaaataaataataggAGTTATAATTTGCATCAAAAGGACTATTCAAATGATATATTAGAGGATacattaatagaaaatgcAGTAAATTTTGATTCAGTCTACACGAATATGAGTAATTACTCAATTATATTAGATGCTAGCTCAAGGATTCACAATTCGATTGTTTCAATGTTCGAATCAGACGAATCCATTTTGGAACTCATTAAAGATGGTTTACTCGGAACCCCTTGTGAcgatatatttaaatctaaATTACCAAAGATTGGAATCTTTCACACTAAAGGTTCATGTggattattaatttgtcATGATTTGCTAAGGgtcattattaatatatataatcGAATTAATAATCAGAGATTATTAGAACTCCTTCAAcatcttattttttatgAGATTCCAAGATATTCGCCTATTGGCCTACTCTCATCTCTTGGAGCAATTTATGATGATTTTCCACAAGCCGTTTCTGTATCTAGTGACCTAGCTAACAAGATAAGTGAGTCGTTCGATATATTAGTgccaaataataaagtcaCGAAGGTTTCGTTGATTAAAATGGCAATTTACAGTGCTCAAGAGTTTATTCTATTTCCTATTTCTAAAATAGTTGCAACTTCTcatgaaaaagaatatgATATTGGTCCTCGTTTTGGAGTGATTATGCAAATCATTTTCGCCTCTTCAGAGAAACATAGGAATGATAATAGCCAATCCCAGTTTATGAGAGATATTATCAGCCAAATTGCATTCTGTTACAGAATTTCATCTgtttttctaatttcaaAGTTGAACTCCCTTTCGAGGAGCTACCTTTGGGAGTTCTTGGACTCTGAATGGAAGACCTTACCTCAATTTTATAAAATGAATGTTTCTGATTGTTTATCTCAAATTTTGTCTAGAGATAAGCTTGATTTACTGAAAGATTCAGAATATTCTCATGAATCGATCGACTATTATCATTGGTGGTTTCTTTGTATCGATATTGTTTTTTCTGGAATTAGTATATCTCAAAATTCCGAATTGGGGTTGTCTTCTAGTATAAGTGACGAAATTAGCTCTCGCGCTGTTAATGTCCTTTTTACTctatttaaagaagaacTAGAGggtaaaaatattgaaactccactatttattattgctattaTGGACTATATCCGAGCCAGACTTGTATACATGACATACGCTTCAGCTGAACTTCAAACTATTCTAGTAAATAGAAGAACATCATTACCTTCCTTTGCGGTTGATAAAGCTGCAAgttttaaagtttttgCTGCAAGAGTTGTTCGTAGAAATTTATCTTTAGGTTCATCTCAACTATATCAGCCTAAAGAATGCTGGATTTCTTCGCTTGAAACTCCCTCATTCAAGTTTTCCTGTTGGCGTATTAGCTCATCTTCTATTCTCGCGATTCAAGAAGCAATTTTGAAGTTTGGAGTAAGCATTAAAGGATATGAAAGCACCCCTATATCTGAACTTCATGATGCTTTACTTGAATTTGAGAAGATTAAAgatacaaataatttacaagataaaaataactCTTTGGGctctattattaaagatgttAGCTCCGAAATTATGTTGAATTCTTCCGTAAATGAGAAAGATGAAAAAActcttaataatatttcacaAACTTTATTCACCAATAACGATTCAGAACACAAAAACTCcacaaaaattaatggtAAATCTGAACTGATAGAGGCTGAAAATGAAGGAAATGGATTTGAAATCAATCATGTCAACGATTTTCTGACAAAATGTTATTCAGGTGAAATTAACACCTCTGAATTAACagttgaattaaaaaaaatgcacTCTCTTTCAAACCACCCAGGtaaaaatgttaaaatcTTCAACACTTTCCTTCAAACGTTATTTGATGAATGTAGATCCTATCCTAAATATCCTAATCAAGAGCTTAAAATTACTGCAGAAATTCTTGGGATTTTAGTTAAAGAGGATCTACTTATTTCATTTGGAAATGCACTAGTGTTTGTATTGCGATGTATTATCGAAGCACTTAGAAAAGGACATTGGACCAAAATGTTTTGTTTTGGAGTATTTGCTATGGAAATGTTTATAGACagatttatttctttccCCCAATTTCTCTCtgcaataattaatatgtCTCAACATTTAAAACATGCAATAGAACCGTATGTTACTTATTGTGAGTCTTGTATTGCCATCCTTCCAGAAAATCTAAAGAATAAGTTATACATTGAAAGGAGTGTAATGGAGTCTCTTAACTTAGATATCCCACCAAAACCAGAGAGTCTTATTTCAAAGGTGCACCCAGAGATGATTAACTTTGAATTCAGACAAAAGGAGACTAGCGAAAGTCCTTGTAAACCAAATATGTCTATTGACAAGCTTGGAAGTTTTATAACCTTAAATCTTTCAGAAAGGAAGGTGCTTCCAACTGGAATTACAATTGATCAACTTCAAGGCTTTGGCTTGGGTAGtttagaaaaattaatgaatgatcctgaaatattaaacGCACTAGTAACTCCCTCCGAAAATGTAATTGAACACATTTTCACGATATGTAATACTCTTGCGAGCACGAACATCGAAACTAAAGCTATCGAAATGGCTGATATTCTAAATAAAAACCCGGAATATTGTCATTGGTTTGCGTTTTATCTCGTGAAGAATAGGGCATCTAAGGAAAAGAATAACCATTCTACATATATCAACTTCTTAATTAAGTTGGATAAACTGATGCCAAAAAATTCAGATTTACTGCTCGAGGAAAAAACTGAGTCGGATATTCCATTAACTCATAAAGGAAATGAGGAAAGTAAAATAAACATCATTGAAATTACTACTCTTGCCAGTTATGACTGCATTAAGGCTTTGCTGCGATATGCAAGTATATTGAATGAGGTCTCCTCATTCTTAAATGTACTACGTCATTTAGGATACTGGCTAGGGCAAATTACAATAGGAATTAACCGTCCGATTATCCACAAATACCTAAATCCCAGACAATTGCTTATAGATAGCTATTCTAGAGGTTGCATAGCCTCTGTCCTACCTTTTATTTGTAAAATATTGGAGAATGTTAAAGGAGGTTACTATTATCCGCCAAACCCTTGGAcaaacaatattttatatgCACTAGCCGAAATTCATTCGCTTGCGAATAATTCAAACTCTCATATGTTCGAGGTAGAACTTTTATTTAAGCAACTGGAGCTTAATCTAGATGATTATGTTGGTAAGTCAAACTACCTAGGTTTGAGCAGCCATACGGACTATACTGAGCATAAGGCTCTGGGCGAAAAACAAAGAGGTCATAATATTTATCCAAAGACCCAGACAGAGCATAATTCTCACATAACTTTAGGAAGCTCATTTGAGCGCCcaaatattacaaataatgtAATTAACAGCTCTTTAAACCAATCTGCTGGCTTATATCAACTAAGTGCAAATATTGGAGATGCACAACTTGCTTCGACCTTCATGCCACCTAATCATTCATCCCAAATGATGCATCAACAAACTCCACAGCAGATACCATCATCCGACATACAATTTTGGGCCAACAAAGTACTAATTTCTCCTTCtattgtattatttcaGATACAACCATCGCTCAGACCTTTGGTACCGCTAGCTTTAGACAGATCAATAAGAGAAATACTACAGGTTGTGATTCCAAGGTCAGTTAGAATTGCCGCAATTACTACTAAAGAAATTATCGGTAAAGAATTTGCTTTTGAGGCTGATGAAAACATCTATAAAAGAGCAGCCCATCTGATGGTTGCCGCTTTATCTGGCTCTATGGCTATTGCAGCATGTCGTGAACCCCTTAGAGTTGCATTTACTGCTCAACTAAGACAAGTATTACACCCAACACCATCGAGAGATGGTGAGGACCATGTATTAATTGAACAAGTTGTCCAAGTCATTTGCAgtgataatattgatttagGTTGCCAAATCATCGAACAGGCCGTGGTTGAAAAAGCTATTGAAGAACTAGACGAAGTTATCTCTCCAGGAATTATTGCAAGGAGGAAATCCAGAGAAACCGGGCATCAATTCGTTGATACAGACTTTTATGGAGGACCGAACACTCAGAATTCCGCTACTTTTTGGTCATCACTACctgaaaatttaaaatacaGACATAATTCTATGAGACATTTGCAGCTTTATAAAGATTTCTTACAATTCACCTTAATGAGAAATTTGGAAAGGAGGGATTCTGTTACCCAATATGAGCTACAGAATAGTTTACAATCAAATCAAATAACATCTCTATATCAGCATGGAAGTAATGACCAATTTAATAGCCAAACCCAACAATGGAATAATTCTAATGCAATTCAATTTTCACACCAAGCCGAAAGTATCCAAAATTTCAATACAGTTAGGAGTGACAATACAAGCTCCCAAATGCCTTCTTCTAATCATTCTCAAATGAATACCTCGCCTTCAACTATTGTACAACCTCCGGAACCTGTAAGGGTGCCTCTTGTTTTTGAATTGGCATATCTGCCTCTAATGATGCGTGTTGACGAATGTTTGGGTCAAATAAAGGATGTAATACGCGAGATTGCCCTATATCCTCCGATTTTCTCTAAACAGCTGATTCCTCCAGTAAGCAATAATTTAAGCGAAGGAATGTCTGTTAACCAGAATATATACTCAAAACCTCTCGGGTCTAATATTTTTACATATACTCCGAAATCAACCGCACATCCAGTTCTTTCTGTGTTATCTTCTCTCCAATCTGACcacattttattttatttatgcAGAGTATTATATTCTATTGGAAAATCTGCGTCACAAAGAGAAGATGTTTTGATTGGGATCTCTCAAAAATTGTTTAAAACACTTTTTGATGCAGGCGCCGCCTTTCAGCAGAGTACAACAGGTATACTTCCCTCGAGTAGATGTATTGCCTCTTCACTTGGTTTCGATGCAGCTTTGTTACATATCGAGGTATTTCTGGCGCTATGTAATCAAATTTCGTATTATAGCTCAAAATTTTGGCTGAAGCTTAGGAAAGAGGCAATAGGATGGTTTATTTACACTATAGAGGATCCAAAATATTCCGTTGATATTGTAATTGGTGCATTAAGATATGATCTTATCTCCTCAGATGAACTTGATGTTTCTCTATCAAACATTTTAGAAACTGCAATTTCTACGCTTAATGACTCTAATCCAGCAATCGGTGGAAATAGTAGATGTTTGAGAATTGTCGAGTTTATTTACAAACTGTTTTTCAGAAGTATTGAAGATTGGCACTACCCAATTACTAAGAAGTTACCAAGCGCTACTAAAAACTTGAATCGATTATCAAATAACAGTGTAGCCTTCCAAAACAGTAATTTTTCTGCAATACCAATAGTGCTACCAGGGCTTTATTATAAGCCATACTCTTATACAACTAATCTTGGAGAACTTAAGAATAAAGTAGAAAGTATTCTATTGGAATTGGAATCCAACAAGTCAATTAAGTTTCATGAAATGTGGATAGGTGACCAATGTCCAGAGATTTTGAACTTTTACTCAGTAATTCAGTGTAATTTGGATACAATATTGAACCCGAGATATATTGCGTTACCTACTCCTATTAAACCACCTCCTGATATTTCGAAAGGAATCAACACGATTTTTGATGAGTGGATATTGCTATTGAGAATAACAATTTTTAATGGAGTTGGAGGTTCCGAGCGTAATAATCCATAcagaaatttatttcttcaaagGCTTTCTAGGCAAGGTCTACTAAGAATGGATGACACTAcagaaaaattatttactgCTTGTATTGAGAGAGCAATCTATTTAAGCTTAAATCACAATAGCAGTGACTCAGACGCCTTGAATAACTCTATTTCGGAAAATGCAAATGACTCACGTAATAATATGGATCCGTTCCCGATAGATTCATTGGTTAGATTGATTACAACTATGGCAAGGTATGTAGATCCACAGCAAATGGCTGCAGTAGTAATAACTCACaaatttctttcaataCTTACTAGAGTTATTCATAAAGATGCAGAGTCACATGGCTTTAATCAAAGGCCATATTATAGGATTTTTTACTCTTTGTTACAAGAATATGAAAGTATAGGATTCAATACTGAAATGATACACTTTACCTGCATTCTAAGTGTAGTTCATCAccttcaatatttaaatccTAATAGAGTCCCCGGATTTGCATATTCTTGGATCCAGATTATCTCAAGTAACCGATTCTTCCCGTACCTACTACGCCATGTAAAAGGTTGGCAACCTTATCAAGCTCTATTATTGcaaatcttcatttttatatCGCCATTCTTGAGAAGTGTACAGCTATCAAGTAACATTAAGACAATTTATGGTGCGCTACTCCGTATCCTTCTGGTATTACTACACGACTTTCCTGAGTTCCTTTGTGACTACAGTTGCAGTTTCTGCGATGTCCTGCCTGTTAACTGCATACAAATTAGAAACCTAATCTTATCCGCATTCCCAAGAAATATGAAACTGCCTGATCCATTTTTACCCACCTTGAAAATTGGAAATCTTCCCGAAATGAAGCTAATACCCAGAATGATTGCAAATTATGGTGCTTACATTCTATACAAGGATCTAAAGGTAAATATAGATAAATTCTGGATTACTAGAGATGCATCAATCCTTCCCCTCATAACAGAAACTATCAAAATGCCAAGGGATGAAGCACTTAAATGTGGTACTAAATACTCTTTCCCGATAATAACAGGTTTATTGCTTTATATTGGGATATACCTCCCGAATGGAAATGAATCTAATTCAAGCATTGACGGTTCTCATAATGGGatatttaatatctttaattctGATCCATCAACTAACTCGATTGAATCTGCATCGAAACTGGATCAAACACCAAACATAAAAAGTGATCAATTAGAAACTTTTGAAGATCCGTCCCTTTCAATAATTCTATTTCTTTGTAAGGACCTGGATATGGAAGGGCGTTTTGTCCTCATATCTGCAATGACAAATTTTCTTGGATATCCTAATTCTTACACATACTACTTTAGCTCACTTATTTTATGGTTGTTTTCCAAAAGCAATGACTCTATTGTGCAAGAACAAATCACAAGGATACTTCTAGAAAGGCTTATCGTGCACAGGCCACATCCATGGGGTCTTCTAATAACATTTATTGAGTTGATTAAGAATCCAAAATACGCATTTTGGAGCTGTTCATTTGTGCATCTGGCTCCGGAGGTTGAGAAGCTCTTTCAGTCTGTTGCTCAAACTTGTTTAGGTCAAGCCCCTAATAAAACGAATTTGGTGAACCATACATaa